In Candidatus Epulonipiscium viviparus, one DNA window encodes the following:
- a CDS encoding S1 RNA-binding domain-containing protein has product MSEKIEVGQILEGTVTGIKPFGAFISLPNSYNGLVHISHITHGYLENIADAIKIGDVVKVKVLTVDLTNNKISLSIKEALEKPKQEERPKPRYNKPKKEPEVVIDGFEALMKGFLKDSTERQTDINRRLNR; this is encoded by the coding sequence ATGTCAGAAAAAATTGAAGTTGGCCAAATCTTAGAAGGAACAGTTACAGGAATTAAACCATTTGGAGCATTTATTTCGCTACCAAACTCATACAATGGATTAGTGCATATATCCCATATTACGCATGGATATTTAGAAAATATAGCAGACGCAATTAAAATTGGAGACGTTGTGAAAGTTAAAGTATTGACTGTCGATCTCACAAACAACAAAATATCCCTTTCGATTAAAGAGGCTCTCGAAAAACCGAAGCAGGAGGAACGTCCAAAACCACGTTATAACAAACCTAAAAAAGAGCCAGAAGTAGTAATTGATGGTTTTGAAGCATTGATGAAGGGATTTTTAAAAGATTCTACGGAGCGTCAAACAGATATTAATCGTCGATTAAATAGATAA